Genomic DNA from Entomoplasma freundtii:
TTGGTTTTTAGCAGCAAAATCTGTTTCACTATTAACTTCAACGATTATTCCATAGTGAGCGTTATCTTTTGCTAAAGTGATTCCTTCCGCTGCTACACGATCAACTTTTTTAGCCGCTTTTACTAAACCATTTTCACGTAATCAAATTACAGCATCATCTAGGTTGTCATTAGTAGCATCTAAAGCTTTTTTACAATCCATCATCCCAGCTTGGGTCATTTCTCTTAAGGTTTTGATTAACTTTGCATCCATTATGCTACGATTCCTTCCTTAAGTTCAGGTTTTTCTACATCTACTTGAGCAGTAGGACTAGTTTGGCTTGGGGCACTAACTACTTGAGTTGGAGTTGAGTTTTGGTATTGGTTTTGGTGATCACGAGGCACGTAGTTAGGGTTATAACCATTCATATTGTAACGGTTATTGCGACCGCGATATCCTTCACGACGTTCCCCATCTTCTAATGGAGCTTTTTTAGGAGCAACCACTTTTAAAGCTGATGGGACTAAAGTTAAATTAGCAGCTTCAGCATAATTGTCAACTAAATTATTAATAATCAAGTTAATTGATTCCATTAAATCGTCATTAGCAGGAATACAAATATCTACTAGATCAGGATCAACATTAGTATCACAAATTCCGATTACTGGAATTTTCAATTTGCGTGCTTCTTTAACAGCGATTTCATCACCTTTAGGATCAACAACTACCAAAGCACTTGGCAGTTTACGCATTTGTTTAATTCCCCCAAGAGTTCTTTCTAAGTTTGCTTTTTCTTTAAGTGTTAAAATTTGTTCTTTTTTAGTACGGAGAGCTAAGCGACCATTAGCTTCTTCTTTTTCAATTTCTCAAAGTGCCTTAATTCTTGAAGAAATGGTGCGCATATTAGTCAAGGTACCCCCTAATCAACGTTCGTTAACATAGTGGTTTCCAGTACGTAAAGCAGCTTCTTTGACTGCTAATTTACCATTGCGTTTAGTACCAACGAAAAGCACCTTTTCATTTTTCTTTGCAACTTGTTGCATCAATTCATTTGCTAAAGCCAATTGAGCTAAAGTTTTTTGTAAATCAATGATATGAGTTTTGTTTTTTACTCCATAAATGTATGGGGCCATTTTAGGGTTTCAACGTTTAGTTTGGTGACCATATTGAGCACCAGCAAGTGATAATTCATCACGAGTTAAT
This window encodes:
- the rpsB gene encoding 30S ribosomal protein S2; translated protein: MAKLLTRDELSLAGAQYGHQTKRWNPKMAPYIYGVKNKTHIIDLQKTLAQLALANELMQQVAKKNEKVLFVGTKRNGKLAVKEAALRTGNHYVNERWLGGTLTNMRTISSRIKALWEIEKEEANGRLALRTKKEQILTLKEKANLERTLGGIKQMRKLPSALVVVDPKGDEIAVKEARKLKIPVIGICDTNVDPDLVDICIPANDDLMESINLIINNLVDNYAEAANLTLVPSALKVVAPKKAPLEDGERREGYRGRNNRYNMNGYNPNYVPRDHQNQYQNSTPTQVVSAPSQTSPTAQVDVEKPELKEGIVA